A window of the Nitrosococcus wardiae genome harbors these coding sequences:
- a CDS encoding transposase: MIGLEKLIDWEGFREILPRCWEKLRKNAAGRKAFDVVLMFKALVLQHLSD, translated from the coding sequence TTGATCGGGCTTGAGAAGTTAATTGACTGGGAAGGGTTTCGGGAGATCTTGCCGCGATGCTGGGAGAAGCTTAGGAAGAATGCAGCAGGCAGGAAAGCCTTTGATGTGGTCCTGATGTTCAAGGCCTTAGTGCTGCAACATCTTAGCGATTGA
- the tnpA gene encoding IS200/IS605 family transposase, translating to MTGHVAEEVGQCIHAFVEQQKGEVVELNVQFDHVHLLILMPPKVSLSDFVGTVKGRTAIRVFNKFRELKRRPYWGNRFWARGYCVNTVRLDEAKIRAYVQYQ from the coding sequence CTGACGGGGCACGTAGCAGAGGAAGTAGGGCAGTGCATACATGCCTTTGTAGAGCAGCAGAAGGGGGAGGTGGTGGAGCTGAATGTCCAGTTCGATCACGTTCATTTGTTGATATTGATGCCCCCGAAGGTCTCGCTCTCGGATTTTGTGGGAACGGTGAAGGGACGCACGGCGATACGGGTATTCAACAAATTTCGAGAGCTAAAGCGCCGACCGTACTGGGGTAATCGGTTTTGGGCGCGAGGGTACTGTGTGAATACGGTGAGATTGGATGAGGCGAAGATCCGTGCGTATGTGCAGTACCAATAG
- a CDS encoding transposase, with translation MCPQCGHDKAHLITTRPLYQCASCRYQVSVTAGTIFHSTKVPLRKGFWAILPVTQSLRRSCPSAIIVG, from the coding sequence ATTTGCCCGCAATGCGGTCATGATAAAGCGCACCTGATAACAACCCGCCCGTTGTATCAATGTGCGAGCTGCCGTTACCAAGTGTCGGTGACCGCCGGAACGATTTTTCATTCCACGAAGGTGCCCTTAAGGAAAGGGTTCTGGGCCATCCTCCCGGTTACTCAATCTCTGCGTCGATCATGCCCCAGTGCCATTATCGTGGGCTGA
- a CDS encoding glycosyltransferase family 39 protein, which translates to MWSTLEDARIRHFDWIALLALTFFALVTRSYGLSEWPLVHDEYSTVHAANERYTSLINPAYYTLVVGSFNLFGISEWSARLPAMLLGVLSVPIFYLTWRNVLGRNVALIGALFIIFSSWHLWYSQFSRFYTGVFLFGSLSYYFYYQAIRSDSLRYLVWAILANIAAILFHLTSVMVPASCALFSLIILFSRKGIKAGYSRRIAATHIAICSLAGLISLSFLWQIAVRRMEHAGGVTWGDGAGEMILNITRHIQLPIAVSAFFGMLLLLRKDIFKGLFFMIGIGMPIIFVVVCAIFLNSRSVYMFYAFPLLLILAAYLCEQAMQALSNYGVASYAFAILLIILLLPETISHYTGRKSLDIREAVEFVEKAYRPNDIVLAFPWEFTHYAGGKFYMVPRPGSPRVSKVAWKEELQLYTDKAERMWIILESFRAPYAKELESWLMHNALLVWRKYEQRIDYAVRGYEIYLVNSSKKISSIP; encoded by the coding sequence ATGTGGAGTACATTGGAAGATGCCAGGATAAGGCACTTTGATTGGATAGCTCTTCTAGCCCTAACATTTTTTGCATTGGTTACTAGAAGCTATGGTCTATCAGAGTGGCCTCTCGTCCATGATGAGTATTCTACGGTGCACGCAGCAAATGAGCGGTATACTTCATTAATCAACCCAGCCTATTATACCTTGGTGGTAGGTAGCTTTAATCTATTTGGTATTAGCGAGTGGTCGGCCCGCTTACCTGCTATGTTGCTTGGGGTGTTGAGTGTTCCTATTTTCTATCTAACCTGGCGGAATGTACTTGGCCGTAATGTGGCCCTGATCGGGGCATTGTTCATCATTTTTAGCAGTTGGCATTTGTGGTACTCACAATTTAGCCGTTTCTATACAGGCGTCTTTTTATTTGGCTCCCTCTCTTATTATTTTTACTATCAGGCGATACGATCAGATAGTCTACGATATCTAGTATGGGCAATACTAGCTAATATAGCCGCTATTTTATTTCATCTGACCTCGGTTATGGTGCCTGCCTCATGTGCGCTCTTCTCTCTTATTATTCTGTTTTCCAGAAAGGGAATAAAGGCTGGCTATTCAAGACGAATTGCGGCCACTCATATAGCAATTTGTTCGCTAGCCGGATTGATTTCGTTGTCATTTCTATGGCAGATTGCAGTAAGGCGTATGGAACATGCAGGTGGTGTAACCTGGGGTGATGGAGCAGGAGAAATGATCCTGAACATTACGAGGCATATACAGCTACCCATTGCTGTCAGTGCATTCTTTGGTATGCTTCTCCTATTGCGAAAGGACATATTTAAAGGGCTATTTTTTATGATAGGCATTGGCATGCCTATCATCTTTGTGGTTGTCTGCGCAATTTTCTTGAACTCTCGATCTGTTTATATGTTTTATGCTTTTCCTCTATTGTTAATACTTGCTGCCTACTTGTGTGAGCAAGCAATGCAAGCTCTATCAAATTACGGAGTAGCGTCTTATGCATTTGCCATTCTGCTAATTATTCTTTTACTCCCTGAAACAATTTCTCACTATACAGGTAGAAAAAGCCTCGATATCCGGGAGGCAGTTGAATTTGTGGAGAAAGCCTATCGCCCTAATGACATAGTCTTGGCTTTTCCCTGGGAATTTACACATTATGCGGGAGGCAAATTTTATATGGTGCCTAGGCCTGGCAGCCCGCGTGTTAGCAAAGTAGCATGGAAAGAAGAGCTTCAACTATATACAGATAAGGCAGAGCGTATGTGGATTATTCTGGAAAGCTTTCGTGCTCCCTATGCTAAAGAACTTGAATCCTGGCTAATGCATAATGCTTTATTAGTATGGCGTAAATATGAACAAAGAATTGACTATGCAGTTAGAGGATATGAAATATATTTGGTGAACTCCTCGAAAAAGATCTCTTCCATACCCTAA
- a CDS encoding glycosyltransferase family 2 protein, translating into MDLSIIVPLYNEEDSVIPLYEALVHTLNPLNLNYEILFIDDGSRDKTYSLAKDLAKKDRRLRVIKFRRNYGQTPAMVAGIEHAKGTILITMDGDLQNDPEDIPKFIEKIREGYDIVVGWRYKRQDKLLTRKIPSKIANWLIGKITGVPIKDNGCSLKAYRENIIKKIPLYSEMHRFIPAMTSLAGTNIAEIKVNHYARQYGISKYGLSRIYKVLIDLITIKTIISFFPRPLVPFALIAAVAALVSFFSFISGIFYILQSGQESIVFWGLTILYGSLAIVLLFWGVLAELVYRTGNLKIENFASLKIDNEISRNNEVEKR; encoded by the coding sequence ATGGATCTTTCTATTATAGTGCCACTCTATAACGAAGAGGATAGCGTAATACCTCTATATGAAGCACTTGTTCACACTTTAAACCCTCTTAATTTAAATTATGAAATATTATTCATTGACGATGGTAGCCGTGATAAAACTTACTCTTTAGCAAAAGATCTCGCAAAAAAGGATCGGCGTTTGAGAGTAATTAAATTCCGCCGGAATTATGGTCAGACACCTGCCATGGTTGCGGGGATTGAGCATGCCAAGGGTACAATACTGATTACTATGGATGGTGATTTACAAAATGATCCAGAAGATATTCCCAAATTTATAGAAAAGATCCGGGAAGGGTATGACATTGTTGTAGGTTGGCGCTACAAAAGACAAGACAAATTGTTAACAAGGAAAATACCTTCCAAGATTGCGAATTGGCTTATAGGAAAGATTACAGGAGTTCCCATTAAAGATAACGGTTGTTCACTTAAAGCTTATCGAGAAAATATAATAAAAAAAATTCCTCTTTATTCGGAAATGCATCGGTTTATACCAGCTATGACCTCATTAGCTGGAACAAACATTGCCGAAATTAAAGTAAATCACTATGCGCGACAATATGGAATTTCTAAATATGGACTGTCACGAATATATAAAGTATTAATCGATTTAATTACTATTAAAACAATAATTTCTTTTTTTCCTCGCCCATTAGTGCCTTTTGCCTTAATAGCTGCAGTTGCAGCATTGGTTAGCTTCTTTTCTTTTATTTCAGGAATATTTTATATCTTACAATCTGGTCAAGAGAGCATTGTTTTCTGGGGCTTGACTATTTTGTATGGCAGCCTTGCTATTGTGCTTTTGTTTTGGGGTGTTCTTGCGGAGTTAGTATATAGAACAGGTAACCTAAAAATAGAAAATTTTGCTAGTTTAAAGATCGATAATGAAATATCACGAAATAATGAGGTGGAGAAAAGATAG
- a CDS encoding glycosyltransferase, with amino-acid sequence MSSRIELSVIIPVIERYDNIEEIYHDYKQNIKSTNMAFEIIYIVDSHFDEVLENLKKLNKKGEKIKIIKLAKTFSETTALNIGFDNSSGDIILTLPAYQQVQANEIPRLIKALDSHDMVVGRRWPRKDSGFNRLRSKIFNLLLKRVSDLQLHDAGCNVRAFKRDIINEVNVYGDLYRFFPIIADRYGFKVVELNVAQSDRDISRRTYPTSAYLRTLLDILTILFLIKFTKKPLRFFGLLGIGLFFIGSIATLYIVGERIFLGVGLANRPALLLSSLLIVFSIQVMAIGLIGEIIIFTHAKELKEYTVYEIIN; translated from the coding sequence GTGAGTAGTCGTATTGAGTTATCGGTAATAATTCCTGTAATAGAACGGTATGATAATATTGAAGAAATCTACCACGACTACAAACAAAATATAAAGTCTACTAATATGGCCTTTGAGATTATTTATATAGTAGATAGCCATTTTGATGAAGTATTAGAAAATTTGAAAAAGCTAAATAAAAAAGGCGAGAAAATTAAAATAATTAAGCTTGCTAAAACATTTAGTGAAACTACTGCTTTAAATATCGGATTTGATAATTCCTCGGGAGATATAATCCTGACTTTACCTGCATACCAACAAGTTCAGGCTAATGAGATACCTCGTTTAATAAAGGCGCTAGATAGCCATGACATGGTGGTAGGAAGAAGGTGGCCACGGAAAGATTCTGGGTTTAATCGCCTTCGCTCTAAGATATTCAATCTGCTTTTAAAGAGAGTGTCTGATTTGCAGCTTCATGATGCGGGATGTAATGTCAGAGCTTTTAAGAGAGATATCATTAATGAAGTCAATGTATATGGGGATTTATATCGTTTTTTTCCTATCATAGCCGATAGATATGGATTCAAGGTAGTAGAATTAAATGTAGCACAGTCAGATAGGGACATCTCCCGACGAACTTATCCCACTAGCGCGTATCTACGCACGTTGCTAGATATACTTACTATTTTATTTTTAATTAAATTTACAAAAAAACCTCTACGGTTTTTTGGTCTTTTAGGAATTGGGTTATTTTTTATAGGATCAATTGCTACCCTTTATATTGTTGGAGAGCGCATTTTTCTAGGAGTGGGTCTTGCGAATCGTCCAGCATTACTACTTTCTTCTTTGTTAATTGTTTTTAGTATACAGGTAATGGCAATTGGGCTTATTGGAGAAATTATAATTTTTACCCATGCTAAAGAACTTAAAGAATATACAGTTTATGAAATTATTAATTAA
- a CDS encoding glycosyltransferase family 4 protein has product MSIYVFSPHSNIPYGGIRVFYRYVDILNKNGFDAYIVHDKPNFRCEWFENDTQIAYVDKIISFLRKKKSHNDVYLKWPLRKILPNDYMVIPAIHSQKLVELAKGVKKIIFNQGCYAVFSRYFFDEEKIIAPFDHEDVISAIVVSKDSYNYLNYVFPHIPIHRHFNSISLDLFSYQIKKKKQICYMPKAHTKDIRQVINILKLRSALKDFELVPIIDKSEKEVASIMKESAIFLSFSHAEGFGLPPVEAMACGCIVIGYHGQGGREYFNPEFSFPIEEGDIVTFSKTIENVILDYDLKKQCFDRKIKLARDFVEKNYSPTKEEENVLNFWNSMTKN; this is encoded by the coding sequence ATGTCTATCTACGTATTTAGTCCCCATTCAAATATTCCTTATGGCGGAATTAGGGTATTTTATCGATATGTAGATATTTTGAATAAGAACGGGTTCGATGCTTATATTGTTCATGACAAGCCAAACTTTAGATGTGAATGGTTTGAAAATGACACTCAGATAGCCTATGTAGATAAAATAATAAGCTTTTTAAGAAAAAAGAAATCCCATAATGATGTGTATTTAAAGTGGCCCTTGAGAAAAATTCTTCCAAACGATTATATGGTTATTCCAGCTATTCACAGTCAAAAATTAGTTGAGTTAGCAAAAGGTGTAAAAAAAATTATTTTTAATCAAGGTTGCTATGCAGTATTTTCTAGATATTTTTTTGATGAAGAAAAAATAATTGCTCCTTTTGATCATGAAGATGTTATTTCAGCAATTGTAGTATCAAAAGATAGTTATAATTATCTTAATTATGTATTTCCTCATATACCAATACATCGACATTTCAATTCTATAAGCTTAGATTTATTTTCATATCAGATAAAAAAAAAGAAGCAAATCTGCTATATGCCGAAAGCGCATACGAAAGATATAAGGCAAGTAATTAATATACTTAAGCTTCGCAGCGCTCTTAAAGATTTTGAGCTAGTTCCTATCATAGACAAAAGTGAGAAGGAAGTTGCTTCTATTATGAAGGAATCTGCTATTTTTCTTAGCTTTAGCCATGCTGAAGGATTTGGCTTACCCCCTGTTGAAGCAATGGCGTGTGGATGTATTGTTATTGGATATCATGGTCAAGGTGGAAGAGAATACTTTAATCCTGAGTTTTCCTTTCCTATAGAAGAGGGTGATATAGTTACATTTTCGAAAACAATTGAAAATGTCATATTAGATTATGATTTAAAAAAGCAGTGCTTTGATAGGAAAATAAAATTGGCAAGAGACTTTGTAGAGAAAAATTATTCTCCAACAAAAGAAGAAGAAAATGTCCTTAATTTTTGGAATAGTATGACTAAAAATTGA
- a CDS encoding flippase, which yields MNAENSFKRVVRGGVLFSTGTFLAKLLHFATGIIIIRFLSPGEYGLISLGFTSVAFLVLFSVLGLGTGIPQFIARHYGKESNELVGAVAGTSLFISLWISLSCAIFLYFCAPYLAVYFQKPGLKQVLEIFSLMIPATVLIEIFTAIFRGIENTKAKVLFADIGANLVRILFLLPIIFLSLEFKWILWAYVGSIWVVLSLYFLYTSRNFISRFRLVVNGALSLQLLSFSMPLLGTSLMSNLMGWGGTLTLGYLASAEEVAFFNAPLRLVSIIPIPLMALTFLYLPIATKLVEGKSLGDRNTIESLYIAITKWAFILTLPLLLYFLADAEFIVGYLFGEDYHDTANVLRVLAIGFAIPNFLGPNGMTLISYGNTRIVFTATFLGAVSTIALCLGLAPYYGALGAALGIAISRFITSIFISFPLYKLFGVHPFRAEYIKPVVFTAFAAILVVTILKSSYVMMNGFLHLLLFLLIIFLTLLSPIVTRSMNSTDLEILRAVENRLWGRTHVVDRISILSYKKSASILKSSPH from the coding sequence ATGAACGCCGAGAATAGCTTCAAAAGAGTAGTACGAGGGGGTGTGCTGTTTTCAACAGGTACTTTCCTTGCTAAATTATTACACTTTGCTACTGGTATTATTATTATCCGTTTTCTATCACCAGGGGAATATGGATTAATATCTCTTGGGTTTACATCAGTAGCATTTTTAGTACTTTTTTCTGTCCTTGGACTTGGCACGGGTATACCTCAATTTATTGCCAGACATTATGGAAAAGAGAGTAACGAGTTGGTAGGTGCAGTGGCAGGCACATCTCTTTTTATTTCTCTTTGGATAAGCCTTTCATGTGCAATATTTTTATATTTTTGTGCACCATATTTGGCAGTTTATTTTCAAAAACCGGGATTAAAGCAAGTATTAGAAATATTTTCTTTAATGATTCCAGCCACCGTTTTAATAGAGATTTTTACAGCTATATTTCGTGGGATAGAAAACACAAAAGCAAAAGTTTTATTTGCAGATATTGGTGCTAATTTAGTCCGAATTCTATTTCTGCTTCCAATAATTTTTTTAAGCCTAGAATTTAAATGGATTTTGTGGGCTTATGTTGGATCTATATGGGTTGTTTTAAGCCTATATTTTTTATATACGAGTCGGAATTTTATCAGCCGATTTCGTCTTGTAGTGAACGGAGCACTTTCCCTACAACTATTATCTTTCTCCATGCCACTGTTGGGTACTAGTCTCATGTCAAACTTGATGGGATGGGGAGGGACATTAACTCTGGGGTATTTGGCTTCTGCAGAAGAAGTAGCATTTTTTAATGCGCCATTACGTTTGGTTAGCATAATTCCTATTCCTTTAATGGCATTAACCTTCTTGTATCTTCCGATAGCTACCAAGCTAGTTGAAGGCAAGTCTCTTGGAGATCGTAATACTATAGAATCGTTGTATATAGCTATAACTAAATGGGCTTTTATTCTTACTTTGCCATTATTGTTATATTTCTTGGCTGATGCGGAATTCATTGTAGGATACCTTTTTGGTGAGGATTATCATGATACAGCAAATGTGTTACGAGTATTGGCTATTGGATTTGCTATTCCTAATTTTCTTGGTCCTAATGGTATGACGTTAATTAGCTATGGAAATACCCGTATCGTATTTACTGCAACATTTCTAGGTGCAGTATCTACTATTGCCCTTTGCTTGGGATTAGCACCATACTATGGGGCTTTAGGGGCCGCGTTAGGAATTGCTATTTCTCGTTTTATTACAAGTATATTTATTTCGTTCCCTTTATATAAGTTATTTGGTGTTCACCCTTTTAGGGCGGAGTATATAAAACCGGTGGTTTTCACTGCTTTTGCTGCCATATTGGTTGTTACAATTTTAAAATCATCTTATGTAATGATGAATGGATTTTTACACTTATTATTGTTTCTTTTAATAATATTTTTGACATTACTATCCCCCATAGTTACTAGAAGCATGAATTCAACTGATTTGGAAATTCTCCGGGCAGTTGAAAATCGTTTGTGGGGCAGGACTCATGTCGTAGACCGCATAAGTATTTTGTCCTACAAAAAAAGTGCATCAATTTTAAAATCATCTCCCCACTAG
- a CDS encoding WecB/TagA/CpsF family glycosyltransferase produces the protein MDSPVQVVYLYGLPLARISQSKTVEWVFERISSGKGSWIITANIDHLQRYVSDKRIADLYKKADLIVADGVPILWATRILGYPLIERVAGADLVWSLTEQAAYSGRSIYLLGGTPGTANKAVRCFCERWPELRIAGTSDQKFSSYPTIEEQNTLRIMLEAAKPDLIYVALGSPKQEFVIAALRPYFPNATWMGVGISLNFVTGEIRRAPVWMQKVGLEWAHRMLQEPRRLVGRYLINNLPFTILLLVKSFCSRVMRLKY, from the coding sequence ATGGATAGCCCGGTGCAAGTTGTTTATCTTTATGGATTACCCTTAGCAAGGATTAGTCAAAGTAAAACAGTAGAGTGGGTTTTCGAAAGAATATCTTCTGGGAAAGGTAGTTGGATTATCACTGCTAACATAGATCACCTACAACGTTATGTCTCGGACAAGAGAATTGCAGATCTTTACAAGAAAGCTGATCTCATTGTCGCTGATGGTGTTCCAATATTATGGGCAACACGCATCTTGGGTTATCCGCTAATTGAACGCGTTGCAGGAGCAGATTTAGTATGGTCGCTTACGGAGCAAGCAGCTTATTCCGGGCGCAGTATATATCTATTGGGAGGAACTCCTGGCACTGCCAATAAAGCTGTTCGATGTTTCTGTGAGCGATGGCCAGAACTTCGTATTGCAGGGACATCAGATCAGAAATTTTCCAGCTATCCCACTATTGAAGAGCAGAATACCCTACGCATTATGCTAGAAGCAGCAAAACCTGACTTAATATATGTAGCCTTAGGATCACCGAAGCAAGAGTTCGTAATTGCTGCATTACGACCATATTTTCCAAATGCCACTTGGATGGGAGTAGGAATCAGTTTAAATTTTGTTACTGGTGAGATACGTCGTGCACCAGTTTGGATGCAGAAAGTTGGGCTAGAATGGGCACATCGCATGTTGCAGGAACCGCGTCGTTTAGTAGGACGTTATCTAATTAATAATCTTCCTTTTACTATTCTATTACTCGTAAAGAGTTTCTGCTCACGGGTTATGCGATTAAAGTATTAG
- a CDS encoding glycosyltransferase, producing MENRYRVVIISPCRDEEATLERTIGCMCKQTYPPDRWIVVDDGSRDHTPEILKKAAVNIPWLRIIKRPDRGYRKVGGGVIDAFNDGLQAVDLDYDFIAKMDVDLEFSPRYIECLLKYFQNDPKLAAASGKVYRRENMKLVEEYMIDEMVAGQFKFYRREAFERIGGFVREVMWDGIDFHQARLEGYHTASFHDPELRIIHLRLMGSSDRNIYRGRIRWGRGQWFMGSCFPYVFASGLFRMREKPYFIGGFLIVCGYLIAALHRERRYNDLRFRQELRRWQYTRLRKIFFGNILHRDADN from the coding sequence ATGGAAAACAGATATCGAGTTGTAATTATTTCCCCTTGCCGAGACGAAGAAGCTACTCTTGAGCGCACTATTGGATGTATGTGCAAGCAGACATATCCTCCAGACAGGTGGATCGTTGTCGATGATGGCTCTCGAGATCATACGCCGGAGATACTTAAGAAGGCTGCGGTGAATATTCCGTGGCTACGTATTATAAAAAGGCCAGATCGAGGTTATCGTAAGGTTGGTGGTGGCGTTATAGATGCCTTTAATGATGGTTTGCAGGCTGTTGATTTAGATTATGATTTCATAGCCAAGATGGATGTCGATCTTGAGTTTTCACCAAGATATATTGAATGCTTACTGAAATATTTTCAAAATGATCCGAAACTTGCGGCAGCGAGTGGTAAGGTATATCGAAGGGAGAATATGAAGCTAGTCGAGGAATACATGATTGATGAAATGGTGGCGGGCCAATTTAAATTCTATCGACGTGAGGCTTTTGAACGCATTGGTGGTTTTGTTCGCGAGGTAATGTGGGATGGTATAGATTTCCATCAGGCGCGCTTGGAAGGGTATCATACTGCAAGTTTTCATGATCCAGAGCTAAGAATTATTCACCTTCGTTTAATGGGTTCGTCTGATCGCAATATCTATCGTGGTCGTATACGCTGGGGCCGAGGACAGTGGTTTATGGGCTCGTGCTTTCCTTATGTTTTTGCAAGTGGTCTTTTTCGTATGCGAGAAAAGCCGTATTTTATCGGTGGATTCTTAATTGTCTGTGGCTACTTAATAGCGGCACTACATAGAGAACGTCGCTATAATGATCTGCGCTTTCGCCAGGAACTCCGACGTTGGCAATATACGCGTTTAAGAAAAATTTTTTTCGGTAATATTCTTCATCGAGACGCTGATAATTGA
- a CDS encoding sulfotransferase family protein has translation MLPNFFVVGAQKSGTTSLHHYLHEHPEIYLPFQKESKFFVHERLFNKGVGYYEKEYFSDWNQELAVGEIDPEYMYIEQALERIIEHFDPSNLKFIFIFRNPVERAFSHYLMTYRRGLEPLTFEEAISVEASRISQGIMPNIHYSYISRGFYLRQVEKFLMHIDKSQMLFLLTEDLRESTLDCLKTTFNFLGVSQNFLPQNINEEFHKATIPRSMTLLHRIQGNGLEKKIIRLCIPKKLRHKLRKKLLEVNQTNQHKMSLSNQMYQQISEIFLEENNQLSRFINRDLSHWNHNNG, from the coding sequence ATGTTACCAAATTTTTTTGTTGTTGGAGCACAAAAATCAGGCACTACATCTCTGCATCATTACCTTCATGAACATCCAGAAATTTACTTGCCATTCCAAAAAGAGAGTAAATTTTTTGTGCATGAAAGGCTTTTTAATAAAGGGGTTGGTTACTATGAAAAAGAATATTTCTCTGATTGGAATCAGGAGCTAGCTGTAGGAGAAATCGATCCAGAGTATATGTATATTGAACAAGCTCTGGAGCGCATAATAGAACATTTTGACCCTAGTAATTTGAAATTTATTTTTATATTTCGAAATCCTGTTGAACGAGCATTTTCTCACTATTTAATGACTTATAGGCGTGGATTGGAGCCGCTCACGTTTGAAGAAGCTATATCGGTAGAGGCAAGTCGCATTTCCCAAGGAATTATGCCTAACATACATTATAGTTATATAAGCCGCGGATTCTATTTACGCCAGGTTGAAAAATTCCTTATGCATATTGATAAATCACAAATGCTATTTTTATTGACTGAAGATCTCAGAGAAAGTACTTTAGACTGTTTAAAAACAACTTTTAATTTTCTGGGAGTTTCTCAGAATTTTTTACCTCAAAATATAAATGAAGAATTCCATAAAGCGACAATACCACGTAGTATGACTTTACTGCATCGCATACAAGGAAACGGCCTTGAAAAAAAAATTATACGATTATGTATTCCTAAAAAATTACGCCATAAACTACGTAAAAAGTTGCTTGAGGTTAACCAAACGAACCAACATAAAATGAGCTTGAGTAATCAGATGTATCAGCAGATTTCTGAGATATTTTTAGAAGAGAACAACCAGCTTTCAAGGTTTATAAATCGTGATTTAAGCCACTGGAACCATAATAATGGATAG
- a CDS encoding FkbM family methyltransferase codes for MNVEKLLRTLQVNFPYLLEAKFTLMRLFRNGLSLPFEKDFYAISLFPDVDEWLFLDVGANRGQSTDAILMNRRNARLQLFEPNQLLCQKLRRLFSNDKRIIINNFGLGSESTEGVLYIPFYKKWMFDGLASFSEQNARNWLSNNRIYFYNESFLALKEVKCQIKRLDELELAPFFIKIDIQGYEYQALKGGEQTIQKYKPILLLESPDDRIVKYLKGFNYQFYAFKAGKFFPDTFGSPNTFFMTKEKAYLVKNNIGK; via the coding sequence ATGAATGTAGAAAAATTGCTGCGTACATTGCAAGTTAATTTCCCCTATCTTTTAGAAGCTAAATTCACATTGATGAGGCTATTTAGAAATGGATTAAGTTTGCCCTTTGAAAAGGATTTCTATGCTATCTCTTTGTTTCCCGATGTTGACGAATGGCTGTTTTTAGATGTTGGAGCTAACAGGGGCCAAAGTACTGATGCCATCCTTATGAACAGAAGAAATGCTCGTCTGCAGCTATTTGAACCTAATCAACTTCTTTGTCAGAAACTTAGACGTTTGTTTAGTAATGACAAAAGAATAATCATTAACAATTTTGGTCTTGGGAGTGAGTCTACAGAAGGTGTTCTTTATATACCTTTCTATAAGAAGTGGATGTTTGATGGTCTTGCTTCTTTTAGTGAACAAAATGCGAGAAACTGGTTAAGCAATAATAGAATCTATTTTTACAATGAGTCTTTTCTTGCTTTGAAAGAAGTAAAATGCCAGATAAAAAGGTTAGATGAATTGGAATTGGCGCCTTTTTTCATTAAAATTGATATACAAGGCTATGAATATCAAGCCTTAAAGGGTGGCGAACAGACTATCCAGAAATATAAACCAATTTTGCTTTTAGAGTCGCCAGACGATAGGATTGTTAAATATTTAAAAGGGTTTAACTATCAGTTCTATGCTTTTAAAGCAGGAAAATTTTTTCCGGATACCTTCGGTTCTCCAAATACTTTTTTTATGACAAAGGAGAAAGCATATTTAGTAAAAAATAATATAGGAAAATAA